From Daucus carota subsp. sativus chromosome 6, DH1 v3.0, whole genome shotgun sequence, the proteins below share one genomic window:
- the LOC108227296 gene encoding F-box/LRR-repeat protein At5g63520, whose protein sequence is MARKEGKMNVSSIDALGDDLLRNVLRRLPSSSFASAACVSRYWNHLCDTVLCTPKLSSAHSSNPSLQEAVEEVFNKVFAELIRPHFAIVTVTSLDLEEARQLITKKLGSTIPIIYTAPTGLIGRDAITNEFKEIRWQVYFDRNYSYSVSFDDDDSAVRQRRVICLTVGFLPGLKVAAVPLFQSYMVPFVDEFLEDISECVTSVSGCMAPIGMILFTDGSMDSDNLLRKMDYSMSPETVIVGDRCGEFLCGNDSMNKRSKRKRQPLFMVAVALLFMQDPNKPPGIGDIKLHVALSAGLVPVGHTYEVTSVNESSFYWTKLTARSENSDQNFDEQTLRNIFGIGNQALFGAYIGIVKKRKGIAGFEEVNWLSSQIFHEVHGDDKEYLVVDSGADIKTGDCFRFFKEDSHMTSSSLRQVSDKFRDLKISCDVGNSDRQRIRPANSEKMKIFGGIIFSCISRGKPHGKANLGSSPFLENFPDVPLAGSFCVGEICRGDSSSYGQLSEEGSHRCCLHYNSSVYLLMSYTPSSQGS, encoded by the exons ATGGCAAGGAAAGAGGGCAAAATGAATGTCAGCAGCATCGATGCCTTAGGTGATGATCTTCTCCGAAACGTGCTCAGGAGATTACCTTCCTCTTCTTTCGCATCTGCTGCCTGCGTTAGCCGCTATTGGAATCATCTCTGTGACACTGTCCTCTGCACTCCCAAACTCTCCTCTGCTCACTCTAGCAATCCTTCTCTCCAG GAAGCAGTTGAAGAGGTGTTCAACAAGGTATTTGCAGAGCTGATTCGACCTCATTTTGCAATTGTAACCGTCACTTCTCTCGATTTAGAAGAGGCTCGTCAGTTG ATTACTAAGAAGTTAGGATCAACCATTCCGATCATTTACACAGCACCTACTGGACTAATTGGAAGGGATGCTATTACAAATGAATTTAAAGAG ATTAGGTGGCAAGTATATTTTGATCGAAATTATTCGTATTCGGTCAGttttgatgatgatgacagTGCTGTCCGTCAGAGGCGAGTCATTTGTTTGACTGTTGGTTTTTTACCGGGATTGAAAGTTGCAGCAGTCCCACTCTTTCAGTCATATATG GTTCCATTTGTGGATGAATTTTTGGAAGATATTAGTGAATGCGTTACATCTGTTTCAGGATGCATGGCACCAATTGGGATGATATTATTTACA GATGGAAGTATGGACTCAGATAATCTTCTGCGAAAAATGG ATTATTCCATGTCTCCAGAGACTGTCATTGTTGGTGATCGCTGTGGAGAGTTTTTATGTGGAAATGATTCTATGAACAAGAGATCTAAGAGAAAAAGGCAACCTCTTTTTATGGTTGCTGTTGCCCTACTATTCATGCAAGATCCGAATAAGCCTCCTG GCATAGGCGATATTAAGCTGCATGTTGCTTTATCTGCTGGCTTAGTACCTGTAGGTCACACATATGAAGTGACTTCTGTAAATGAAAGCAGTTTTTATTGGACAAAACTCACTGCGAGAAGCGAAAATTCAGATCAGAACTTTGATGAGCAAACTCTTCGGAACATTTTCGGA ATTGGAAATCAAGCTCTATTTGGTGCTTATATAGGGATTGTGAAGAAAAGAAAGGGCATTGCTGGGTTTGAAGAAGTAAATTGGTTATCATCCCAAATATTTCATGAAGTCCACGG GGATGACAAGGAGTACCTGGTTGTTGATAGTGGTGCTGATATTAAAACTGGTGATTGTTTCCGTTTCTTTAAGGAAGATTCTCATATGACATCTTCTTCTCTTAGACAAGTCTCCGACAAATTTAGAGATTTGAAGATAAGTTGTGATGTCGGGAATTCTGATCGTCAGAGGATTAGACCTGCTAATAgcgaaaaaatgaaaatctttGGTGGCATTATATTTTCTTGCATCAGTCGTGGCAAGCCACATGGAAAAGCTAATTTAGGAAGCTCTCCTTTCTTGGAGAATTTTCCTGATGTCCCATTGGCTGGATCATTCTGTGTTGGAGAAATATGTCGCGGGGATTCAAGTTCATATGGTCAGCTATCTGAAGAAGGTTCTCACCGGTGCTGCCTGCATTACAACAGCAGTGTTTATCTACTCATGTCCTACACTCCATCTTCGCAGGGAAGCTAG
- the LOC108227300 gene encoding 2-oxoglutarate-dependent dioxygenase 19 — translation MAHFIPCSKTDNAAHIASIFFSEIVRIHGVPLSIVSDRDVKFVSYFWRTLWKLLGTSLKFSTAYHPQTNGQTEIVNRSLGDLIRCLVGEHASSWDRVLPTAEFAYNNSVNRSTGVGPFQAYIGRQPRKPIDLVINHGVSESLMKNVMEGCYEFFNLTDEEKEAYEGSDVLDPIRCGTSFNTAKETIFFWRDFLKVLVHPDFHFPDKPKGFSELALEYVERIQEIAGELLRGISVSLGMEASYIHDVLNLESGLQVFVANLYPPCPQPELALGMPPHSDHGLLNILIENGVGGLQLLHNEKWVNVRAPPNSFLVNTCDHLEILSNGRYKSVVHRAVVNNATTRLSLAIANGPSLDTIVRPAPGLTDGANNPPAYTPMKYKEYLQLQQGNKLDQKSVLDRIRLQKE, via the exons ATGGCTCATTTTATTCCGTGCAGCAAGACTGACAATGCTGCTCATATTGCCTCGATCTTCTTTAGTGAGATAGTGAGGATACATGGTGTTCCTTTGAGTATAGTATCTGACAGAGATGTTAAGTTTGTGAGTTATTTCTGGAGGACTCTATGGAAATTACTCGGTACTAGTCTTAAGTTCTCTACAGCCTATCATCCCCAGACCAATGGACAGACTGAGATCGTTAATAGGAGTCTAGGTGATTTAATTAGGTGTCTTGTAGGTGAACATGCGTCTTCATGGGATAGGGTTTTACCTACGGCCGAGTTTGCGTATAATAACTCTGTTAATAGGTCTACAGGAGTTGGTCCTTTTCAGGCTTACATTGGTCGTCAGCCGAGGAAACCTATAGATTTG GTAATAAACCATGGTGTATCAGAGAgtttgatgaaaaatgttatgGAGGGTTGCTAtgaatttttcaatttaacaGATGAAGAAAAGGAAGCGTATGAAGGGAGTGATGTGCTGGATCCAATAAGGTGCGGAACTAGTTTTAACACGGCCAAGGAGACGATCTTCTTTTGGAGGGACTTTCTAAAGGTTCTTGtgcatccagattttcattttcCTGACAAACCAAAAGGGTTCAG TGAGCTTGCACTGGAGTATGTTGAAAGAATCCAAGAAATTGCAGGGGAATTGCTAAGAGGAATTTCAGTAAGCCTAGGAATGGAAGCGTCCTACATACACGACGTTTTAAATTTGGAATCCGGCTTACAAGTGTTTGTTGCAAATCTCTACCCGCCTTGCCCCCAGCCTGAACTTGCACTAGGAATGCCGCCTCATTCTGATCACGGCCTCCTGAACATTCTCATAGAGAACGGTGTAGGGGGGTTGCAGCTGCTGCATAATGAAAAATGGGTCAATGTCAGAGCCCCTCCCAATTCATTTTTGGTCAATACTTGTGATCACCTCGAG ATACTGAGCAATGGGAGGTACAAGAGTGTAGTGCATCGAGCAGTTGTGAACAATGCGACTACAAGACTATCGCTAGCCATAGCTAATGGTCCGTCTCTCGATACCATTGTCAGGCCAGCACCTGGTCTAACCGATGGTGCAAACAACCCACCAGCCTACACTCCAATGAAATACAAGGAGTATCTGCAGCTGCAGCAAGGAAACAAGCTTGATCAGAAGTCTGTCTTGGATCGGATCAGGCTACAAAAGGAGTGA